The genomic interval TTCTGTGCGGAAACGGGTGGCGACCTGCCAACATTCTGTCACCAAGCGATGCCAGGGCGCGAGAGCCGAGGATTCAATCCCTACCTGGCCATTGGTGGCATCGAATAGCATTTTAGCTGTGCTAACTTCCTGCTGAGCCGTAATAACCCGTGCCAGGAGGTCTGCCTGCTCATCTGTATCCAGAAAGGGGATGGTTTCAGTTTCCAGAAGTAACCGCGATCGCCCCAGCCAATATTGAAAGTCTTCTAGAAGTGGCTCCAGGACTGTTTTAAGTAAATCCGAATCAGGGAAGTTGGAGTTAAACATTTAGTAAATTAATCGGGTGCATGTAAATTTACTGTCGTTATTGCTCTATCTTAGCTAGTTTAAATAATCTTTAATAAAGTTTACATAGATTTAGGCGATCGCAGAATCGAATTAGGTAGAGAAAAATTTAAGTGGTTTCCTGGGATAATTCACCTTTTTAGTACAGGAAATTTTCTATCCCAACGCCCGTTATCCCTTTTCTAGTGGGACATACGTTAAACTAAGAGTCTGTTAGAAGTCAGCCAAATTACTCAAATTGCAGATTGCATGTCTTTTCAGGCGCATAAAAACAAGTTGCTGGGTTGGCGACAACAGCGTTGTCAGATGCAGGCTGAAGCAACCAGGCGAGAGCGAACTATTTAGGGGCACGTCGGATGCCCCTTGGAAACTTGTTGTTCATTCATTTCGCTGTCTCCGTTGTTTATTCATTCGAGAAAATTATGCCTGCTGTAAAATCTTCCTCTGAGCAACCCGAAGATCATCCTGAAAGAATTCATTTGCCAAAGACCAGTGAATCGGAAGCGCTGAAAAAGATTCGACATACGGCTTCCCACGTCATGGCGATGGCGGTGCAAAAGCTATTCCCTAAGGCACAAGTGACGATCGGACCGTGGATCGAAAATGGTTTCTATTACGACTTCGATAGCCCAGAGCCCTTTACCGAGAAAGACCTGAAGGCAATTAAGAAGGAGATGATCAAAATCATCAACCGCAAGTTGCCTGTGGTGCGAGAAGAGGTGAGCCGGGAAGAAGCCGAACAACGGATTAAGGCTATCAATGAGCCTTACAAGCTGGAGATTCTGGAAGGTCTGGAAGAGCCGATTACGATATACCACCTGGATCAGGCATGGTGGGATTTATGCGCCGGTCCCCACGTGGAAAATACGGGCGATATTCATCCCCAGGCGATCGACCTGGAAAGTGTTGCGGGGGCTTATTGGCGGGGTGATGAAACCAAAGCCCAACTGCAACGCATCTATGGCACTGCCTGGGAAACGCCGGAGCAACTGGCAGAGTACAAACGCCGCAAAGAAGAGGCCCTCCGTCGTGACCACCGCAAGTTGGGCAAAGAGTTGGGTTTATTCATCTTTTCTGACCAGGTGGGGCCAGGATTGCCGTTGTGGACGCCGAAGGGAACGGTGCTGCGATCGACCCTGCAAGAGTTTCTGCAAAAGGAACAACTCAAACGGGGGTACTTACCAGTGGTGACTCCCCATATCTCGCGAGTGGATCTGTTTAAAACCTCTGGACACTGGCAAAAGTATCAGGAAGATATGTTCCCGTTGATGGCAGAGGACGAAGAGTCCAGGGTAGCAGAACAGGGCTTTGTGATTAAGCCAATGAACTGCCCCTTCCACATTCAAATCTATAAGAGCGAGTTGCGTTCCTACCGGGAACTGCCGATACGACTGGCGGAGTTTGGCACGGTTTACCGCTTTGAGCAATCCGGTGAGTTGGGGGGGTTAACGCGGGTGCGCGGATTTACCCAGGATGATGCCCACCTGTTTGTAACGCCAGAACAACTGGATGACGAATTCCTGAAGGTGGTAGACCTGATCCAATCGGTGTTCAAAGCCTTGAAATTGAGTAGCTCATTCAAGGTGCGGCTGAGTTTCCGTGACCCAAATTCCGATAAGTACATTGGTAGCGATGATGCCTGGGATAAAGCTGAGAATGCGATTCGTCGGGCAGTGGAAACGCTAGGCATGAACTACTTTGAGGGGATTGGGGAAGCCGCCTTCTACGGTCCTAAGTTGGACTTTATGTTCCATGACGCCCTGGAGCGGGAATGGCAACTTGGAACGGTGCAAGTGGACTATAACCTCCCGGAACGGTTCGATCTGGAGTATGTAGCCGAGGATGGCACTCGTAAGCGTCCCGTGATGATTCATCGGGCACCCTTTGGCTCGCTGGAACGGTTGATTGGGATTCTGATTGAGGAGTACGCTGGAGACTTCCCCCTGTGGCTGGCACCTGTTCAAATGCG from Kovacikia minuta CCNUW1 carries:
- a CDS encoding DUF2605 domain-containing protein, with translation MFNSNFPDSDLLKTVLEPLLEDFQYWLGRSRLLLETETIPFLDTDEQADLLARVITAQQEVSTAKMLFDATNGQVGIESSALAPWHRLVTECWQVATRFRTEGQTEKGI
- the thrS gene encoding threonine--tRNA ligase is translated as MPAVKSSSEQPEDHPERIHLPKTSESEALKKIRHTASHVMAMAVQKLFPKAQVTIGPWIENGFYYDFDSPEPFTEKDLKAIKKEMIKIINRKLPVVREEVSREEAEQRIKAINEPYKLEILEGLEEPITIYHLDQAWWDLCAGPHVENTGDIHPQAIDLESVAGAYWRGDETKAQLQRIYGTAWETPEQLAEYKRRKEEALRRDHRKLGKELGLFIFSDQVGPGLPLWTPKGTVLRSTLQEFLQKEQLKRGYLPVVTPHISRVDLFKTSGHWQKYQEDMFPLMAEDEESRVAEQGFVIKPMNCPFHIQIYKSELRSYRELPIRLAEFGTVYRFEQSGELGGLTRVRGFTQDDAHLFVTPEQLDDEFLKVVDLIQSVFKALKLSSSFKVRLSFRDPNSDKYIGSDDAWDKAENAIRRAVETLGMNYFEGIGEAAFYGPKLDFMFHDALEREWQLGTVQVDYNLPERFDLEYVAEDGTRKRPVMIHRAPFGSLERLIGILIEEYAGDFPLWLAPVQMRLLPVGEEQLSFTNQIAEQIRAIGIRVEVDTSGDRLGKLIRNAEKDKIPVMAVVGAKEVESNSLSIRTRASGELGAIPVAEVLARLKAGNENHTDF